From Phragmites australis chromosome 5, lpPhrAust1.1, whole genome shotgun sequence, a single genomic window includes:
- the LOC133919556 gene encoding WEB family protein At5g16730, chloroplastic-like: MLGARPKSAAADGKSGKGTPPTPKGSRASKPAPAKLANGTPPHAPRGADKSPGSAEKPPSGDRRSPKVFTRLSAPPAEKQGSAVKQSQELQAQLAAVQEELKSAKEQLMEKEKEKGKVLEELEDAKRLADEANANLRDALAARKRAEGASETEMFRAVELEQTSIESMQRKEEELQRKLESMRRQQESDAAALRSTVEQLEKARYELADAIDAKNLALNQVDVATRLSEVNAHKVESLNAEVAQLKESFGIELRSKEKESAEQIRGLEGEASALKIELQKAKFAEEKVAEMGGVIEGLRIDIANAMKARTEAEELADEWKQKVELLEIKLEEANQSYMLKVESLNSVMKELDVASALLAEKESELSDLQSKLQSLEDEVARQNEDINASNERLDVAEKEAFDLRAEIKELQSKLQTLEEEKMDAINNENHASSQMESICEAKEKLAKELEVSKDEYEKVKKAMEDLASALHEMSGEAREARERYLNKQEEIERARSQIEELNMNLKNTQENYEVMLDEANYERVCLKKTVERMEAEAKNTSEEWQSKEVSFVSSIKKSEEEISAMGVEMDKAAEVARGWETRNAELEEKLKELEAQVEEANRAKDEARAEALGWKEKLLDKENELQNIKQENNDLQVKESTASEKLKELSSMLGNAKDRVLNGTGPKGENGKGNTKEDEPVVVVAKMWENSKVTDHDLSTEKEKDGESELDLESNKGDTASDGHRLSIDKMNNTKLAIKQQQQNKPLMKKFGGFLKKKSQH, translated from the exons ATGCTGGGAGCCAGACCGAA ATCTGCGGCGGCGGATGGCAAGAGCGGCAAGGGCACGCCACCGACGCCCAAGGGGAGCAGGGCGAGCAAGCCGGCCCCCGCCAAGCTGGCCAATGGCACCCCGCCGCACGCGCCGCGCGGAGCCGACAAGTCCCCCGGGTCGGCAGAGAAGCCGCCGTCGGGCGACCGCCGCTCGCCCAAGGTCTTCACCCGGCTCAGCGCGCCCCCTGCCGAG AAGCAAGGCAGCGCCGTGAAGCAGTCTCAGGAGTTGCAGGCGCAGCTCGCCGCGGTGCAGGAGGAGCTCAAGAGTGCCAAGGAGCAGTTgatggagaaggagaaggagaagggcaAGGTTCTTGAGGAGCTGGAGGATGCCAAGCGGCTGGCCGACGAGGCCAACGCAAACCTCCGGGATGCGCTGGCCGCGCGGAAGAGGGCGGAGGGGGCCTCTGAGACCGAGATGTTCCGCGCGGTCGAACTGGAGCAGACGAGCATCGAATCAATGCAGAGGAAGGAAGAGGAGCTGCAGAGAAAGCTGGAGAGCATGCGGCGGCAGCAGGAGTCGGACGCGGCTGCCCTGCGGTCGACGGTGGAACAGCTTGAGAAGGCGAGGTATGAGCTGGCTGATGCGATCGATGCTAAGAATTTGGCGCTCAACCAGGTGGACGTTGCGACCAGGCTCAGCGAAGTAAACGCTCATAAAGTGGAGAGTCTCAACGCAGAGGTTGCTCAACTGAAGGAATCGTTTGGCATTGAGCTGAGgagcaaagaaaaagaaagcgcTGAGCAAATCAGGGGGCTCGAGGGGGAGGCCTCCGCACTGAAGATCGAACTCCAAAAAGCCAAGTTTGCTGAAGAGAAGGTAGCTGAAATGGGAGGTGTGATTGAAGGGCTTAGAATTGACATCGCCAATGCTATGAAGGCCAGAACAGAGGCAGAGGAGCTAGCTGATGAATGGAAGCAAAAGGTTGAATTACTGGAAATCAAGTTGGAGGAAGCCAACCAGTCTTACATGTTGAAGGTTGAGTCCTTAAATTCAGTAATGAAAGAATTGGATGTGGCCAGCGCTTTGCTTGCAGAGAAAGAATCTGAACTTTCTGACCTTCAGAGCAAGTTGCAGTCCTTGGAAGATGAGGTAGCTAGGCAGAATGAAGATATCAATGCCTCAAATGAGCGTCTTGATGTTGCAGAGAAAGAAGCATTTGACTTGAGGGCAGAGATCAAGGAGCTTCAGTCGAAGCTCCAAACActggaagaagagaagatggaTGCTATTAACAATGAGAACCATGCAAGTTCACAAATGGAGTCCATATGTGAAGCGAAGGAGAAGCTGGCTAAGGAACTAGAAGTTAGCAAAGATGAATATGAGAAAGTTAAGAAGGCTATGGAAGATCTAGCCTCAGCATTGCATGAGATGTCCGGTGAAGCAAGAGAGGCACGGGAGCGGTACCTCAACAAACAAGAAGAGATTGAGCGTGCCAGGTCACAGATAGAGGAGCTCAACATGAATCTCAAGAACACCCAGGAGAACTACGAGGTGATGCTTGATGAAGCGAACTATGAGAGAGTCTGCTTGAAGAAGACGGTGGAACGAATGGAAGCGGAAGCGAAGAATACATCTGAGGAGTGGCAATCCAAAGAGGTTAGCTTTGTGAGCTCCATCAAAAAGTCAGAGGAAGAAATTAGTGCAATGGGAGTTGAGATGGATAAGGCAGCAGAGGTGGCGAGAGGCTGGGAAACTAGAAATGCTGAACTGGAGGAGAAGCTGAAGGAACTGGAAGCTCAGGTGGAGGAAGCTAACAGAGCCAAGGATGAAGCAAGAGCTGAAGCATTGGGCTGGAAAGAAAAGCTGTTAGATAAAGAGAATGAACTGCAGAACATAAAACAGGAGAACAATGATCTGCAGGTCAAAGAATCGACAGCTTCAGAGAAACTCAAGGAGCTATCTTCCATGCTTGGGAATGCAAAAGATAGAGTGCTGAATGGCACAGGTCCGAAAGGTGAGAATGGCAAGGGAAATACCAAGGAAGATGAACCTGTAGTGGTAGTTGCGAAGATGTGGGAGAACAGCAAGGTCACCGACCACGACTTATCTACCGAAAAGGAGAAAGATGGTGAATCAGAACTTGACTTGGAGTCCAACAAGGGAGACACTGCCTCTGATGGCCACAGGTTGTCTATAGACAAGATGAACAACACAAAGCTGGCAATcaagcagcagcaacaaaaTAAGCCTTTGATGAAGAAATTTGGTGGTTTCCTGAAGAAGAAAAGCCAGCATTAG